One window from the genome of Anguilla rostrata isolate EN2019 chromosome 5, ASM1855537v3, whole genome shotgun sequence encodes:
- the ccdc86 gene encoding coiled-coil domain-containing protein 86, whose translation MLIFYGKSRNAACVQYTCFQESSVKVFIRVPGPRPRQGSVVKLSLQAMSKRRPKSEESVPPPKADENPELELSPPIVTRTRSGRRVRIPAALLDSEVPSSAKTPSRRTRKSVIQEECTGIAESGSEEVESIKPTNLCTDYESVSLGLDPETKKRKVDPSNPSEVNHVHLQTDDESSLETIKSNRTAIQHEDLLVSDSLPTDGNREKENQVGLGSVENTVTQSGQSKSNVTQRQQMIPLGKPKSGRVWKDRNKQRFSALLRDKPLRSSWEKKMEAKREKELVKKFTLQLKEEKAKEKEDKRKRREENLKRREANERKAEIVQVIRNTTKIKRMKKKQLRKIEKRDTLALLQKSEPRNQNAARKGSKGSQ comes from the exons ATGTTAATCTTCTATGGTAAAAGTAGGAACGCTGCATGCGTTCAATACACGTGTTTCCAGGAGAGCTCCGTGAAAGTCTTTATTAGAGTACCAGGACCAAGACCAAGACAAGGTTCGGTTGTGAAATTGTCACTTCAAGCTATGTCTAAGCGCCGACCGAAATCAGAAGAATCTGTACCACCACCCAAAGCTGATGAAAACCCCGAGCTCGAGTTGTCTCCACCAATCGTAACACGGACACGTAGCGGCCGACGGGTTCGTATTCCAGCCGCTCTCCTGGACTCTGAGGTCCCGAGTTCAGCGAAAACCCCCAGTCGCCGCACCAGGAAATCTGTTATTCAAGAGGAATGCACTGGCATTGCCGAGTCAGGGTCCGAAGAAGTGGAATCAATAAAGCCGACAAACCTGTGCACGGACTATGAAAGTGTGAGTCTGGGACTGGATCCGGAAACAAAAAAACGCAAGGTCGACCCCAGTAATCCATCTGAAGTGAACCATGTGCATCTGCAAACGGATGACGAGAGCTCCCTGGAAACTATCAAATCCAATCGGACAGCCATTCAACACGAGGATCTACTAGTTTCGGATAGTCTGCCGACAGatggaaacagagaaaaagaaaaccaggttGGATTGGGGTCCGTGGAaaatacagttacacagagtGGTCAGTCTAAGTCCAATGTGACACAGAGGCAGCAAATGATACCCCTGGGTAAACCCAAATCGGGACGGGTATGGAAAGACCGGAATAAACAGAG gTTCTCCGCCCTGCTGCGGGACAAGCCTCTGCGGTCCTCCTGGGAGAAGAAAATGGAGGccaagagagagaaggagctggTGAAGAAATTTACCCTGCAGCTCAAGGAAGAGAAGGCCAAAGAGAaagag GACAAGAGGAAACGGAGGGAGGAGAACCTGAAAAGACGCGAGGCGAACGAGCGTAAAGCCGAGATTGTGCAAGTG ATCCGAAATACGACTAAGATAAAGAGGATGAAGAAGAAACAACTGAGGAAGATCGAGAAGAGGGATACGCTTGCCCTGCTCCAGAAATCAGAGCCCAGGAACCAAAATGCTGCCAGGAAAGGGAGCAAGGGGAGCCAGTAA